In Arachis hypogaea cultivar Tifrunner chromosome 17, arahy.Tifrunner.gnm2.J5K5, whole genome shotgun sequence, a single window of DNA contains:
- the LOC140180549 gene encoding uncharacterized protein: protein MYPTPITQSKVARLRRRIILARKRKRLDDNESAFFCVSDVNLSTVKTHPPSGDTQSGQNVDPFVDDEVLNGYDDSMLDVDMEDNFIPSSENLDDKHITVEIFDENKRPNLHRAVQNCIVHGPCGPYNKNLPCMKNGSCSKFYPKEFRQRTLIDEAEFPKYRRTDNGRTNCCSSSGDPSKATQVADEIRNYYDCRYISACEAVWRLFGYEIQEKKLFVIRLSFHLEDEKPVVYGETSNVNDIVERAISHKSIFLGWMAANMSYPYARSLIYAEFPTKFVWKDDSSKWFPRKKGFAIGRLTHVHVVNTEEYYQRLLLNTQRECMSFRDIRIVGGTIYATYRDACFALGLLQDDKEFIDAIKEASSWASGSYVRRLFVILLTSNNISRPEHVWDRCWHELSDDILYRQRAVMNMRELTMSDDEIKQLCLMNIDKILHSYGKTLKDYPPMPLATEVDSSLLTERVIREELNFNRDDLKKNASDMLAIVTPEQRYAFNKIVTVVYCDEGVFSLWNTESQLDLYGLELLNSINCSGLPPHKLILKVGVSVMLLRNIDQSSGLCNGTRLQVRKLGNHVIECEVLMGNNVGHIVLIPRMNMVPTNKIVPVRFQRKQFP from the exons ATGTATCCCACTCCAATCACACAATCTAAGGTTGCAAGGTTAAGACGAAGGATAATTTTGGCAAGAAAACGAAAAAGACTTGATGATAATGAGTCTGCttttttttgtgtttctg ATGTAAATTTATCGACTGTTAAGACGCACCCACCAAGCGGTGACACACAAAGTGGCCAAAATGTTGACCCTTTTGTTGATGATGAAG ttTTGAATGGTTATGATGATTCAATGTTGGATGTGGATATGGAAGATAATTTTATACCATCCTCAGAAAATTTAGACG acaaacatataacaGTTGAGATTTTTGATGAAAATAAAAGGCCAAATCTACATAGAGCTGTTCAAAATTGTATAGTACATGGTCCATGTGGTCCGTACAACAAGAATTTACCTTGCATGAAGAATGGATCCTGTTCAAAGTTCTATCCTAAAGAGTTTAGACAACGAACACTCATTGATGAGGCCGAATTTCCCAAATATAGGCGTACTGATAACGGTCGAACA AATTGTTGCTCAAGTTCGGGTGATCCGTCAAAAGCCACACAAGTTGCTGACGAAATTAGGAATTACTACGATTGTAGGTACATTTCGGCATGTGAGGCAGTCTGGCGTCTATTTGGATACGAAATCCAAGAGAAAAAACTGTTTGTGATTAGACTTTCATTCCATTTGGAGGATGAGAAACCTGTGGTTTATGGTGAAACTTCTAATGTGAATGATATCGTTGAAAGAGCAATATCTCATAAGTCCATATTTTTGGGATGGATGGCGGCGAACATGTCATATCCCTATGCTCGAAGTCTGATTTATGCTGAGTTTCCAACCAAGTTTGTTTGGAAGGACGATTCTTCAAAGTGGTTTCCTCGAAAGAAAGGCTTTGCCATTGGAAGGTTGACTCATGTACATGTAG TAAATACCGAAGAATATTACCAACGACTTCTCTTGAATACTCAAAGAGAATGTATGAGTTTTCGAGATATAAGAATAGTAGGAGGAACCATTTATGCTACGTATAGAGATGCATGCTTCGCCCTTGGACTCTTGCAAGATGATAAAGAATTCATTGATGCAATTAAGGAAGCAAGCTCATGGGCCTCAGGATCATATGTTAGGAGGTTATTTGTCATTCTATTAACATCCAACAATATCTCAAGACCAGAACATGTCTGGGATAGATGTTGGCATGAACTCTCAGATGATATTTTGTATCGACAGAGAGCCGTGATGAACATGAGGG AGTTAACAATGTCAGATGATGAGATTAAGCAGTTGTGCTTAATGAATATAGATAAGATTTTACATTCCTATGGTAAAACCTTGAAAGACTATCCTCCTATGCCTTTAGCAACTGAAGTTGATAGTTCTTTGTTAACCGAAAGGGTTATTAGGGAAGAGCTAAATTTTAACAGGGATGATTTAAAGAAAAATGCCTCAGACATGTTAGCCATCGTAACACCTGagcagagatatgcattcaataaAATTGTTACAGTTGTGTATTGTGATGAAGGGGTTTTTTCTTTGT GGAATACGGAGAGTCAACTAGATCTCTATGGTCTTGAATTACTGAATAGCATAAATTGCTCTGGTTTGCCTccacataaattaatactcaaggtTGGTGTTTCGGTGATGTTATTGAGGAATATTGACCAATCTAGTGGTCTTTGTAATGGTACAAGGCTACAAGTTAGGAAGCTTGGAAATCATGTCATAGAATGTGAAGTCTTAATGGGTAACAATGTTGGTCATATTGTTTTGATTCCAAGAATGAATATGGTACCAACAAATAAAATCGTCCCAGTTAGATTCCAACGAAAACAGTTTCCATAA